The Oscarella lobularis chromosome 4, ooOscLobu1.1, whole genome shotgun sequence nucleotide sequence GCCCAAAAGGGTTGAACTTGAAGAAATGCGCGAACAGGAGCAGCTGTTTAATCGAGTCCAGTTCCTGGGCGCTGTTAGTcatgacgacgtcagaaacgTTAGTCGAACGCGTAcacaatgtcgtcgtcgctttaCGCTGCCTGCTAGGTCCTAGTCAAGGGAGACATTTTTTTGAATACGTCGTTGACGGAAGCCTTCTGCATTGCAATCGTTGAAGCTGCCAGCTGCGGGTAGGCGtctaatttattaaaaaaatagaatcCGGTTGAGTTGACTTGTTGACAAAATGAAAGGCTGCTTGTCGTCAGCACTAGAGTGGGCGGCGTTCCTGAAGTTCTTCCAAGTGACATGATTCTAATGGCAGAGCCAAGAGTCCAAGGTCAGAGCCGAACGAATCTCACTTTTTTACTTTCCTTGTATACACTCAAATTAGCTCTGACGGACGCCCTCCACGACGCAATTCGTATGATCAAAGAAGGACGGCATTTGCAGCCGAATGAATCCCACGAGCGAGTAGAAAAAATGTATCAGTGGAAAGACGTTGCAGCTAGAACAGAAAAGGTCAATAATTGATTTATGAAAATGAGAGTGCACGTATGTACATATATAGAATCCAGGTGTATGATCTGGTGGCAGGACAGCCGGCGTACACACTGCAAGAAAGACTACAGAGGTAGATGAATGCGGTGTAGGAAGTAGTATGTCTTCTGTTCTTGTGTGTTGTATGAAGGTATCGCAACGGAAGACCAATTGCCGGAGTCTTCTATGGACTGGTTGTGATCGTAGAGGTTTTCTTCCTTTGGCTTCTTGAGCTTCTACGGCCAGAGAAAGTATGTTAGAAAGCATGCAAAGCGTGTTCTTATCTTTTTCTCGACATCTCAGGACATTGACGTTGTTCCAAGTCCAAAGCCTCAaacaaaaagcaaaaagtATTTTCATCACTGTATATAATAACGTTGCGCATCTGCTAATAATTTACGGTGCACTGATTactgaaagaaaatttcttgCTAGCGAAAATGGTCCGCAATTTTGGATTCTATGTACAAATTAAACACTACACCCATTGTTTTTCGAGTGACTCTTCGCTATCCCGAGTCCCATCGAAttcatcgtcatcgctgTCAGCTAGATCTTTCAAGGTTTCCTTTCCATTCGGAGTCTGGATTACCTATTAGAATTAGAAAAACGGATTCTAAATGTACTCACGCCTTCACTCTCCGGAATTTCTTCACCAACGTCCTTCCACTCTTCAACTTCTGTAAAATACagtattgattaattaaatatcaaAAAGATGAGCCAAAATAATAAGGACCGACTTTCTGCGCCGTTCTCTGACGTAAGACCGTCAGATTCTTCAAGCGCTAGCTGAAGAAAGATTAAAATTCCTTTGTATTCTCGAAATATCATTGCACTCTGACCCTTCTTCGTAACGTAATTTTCTCGTCTTGCAGCTCCCTGATAATTCGCTGCGATTCtctgtctttctttttgagcACTTCAATCTCCATTCGCAACTTCATTACAtcatctgacgtcacttcctgTCCGTCCACAAGACCAAGTAGATCCTTAGCACCTTTCGATCtcaaagaagacaaaaattCGTCCTATCCAAAACCCCTTCAGCGTAAGAAAATATCTTGACTGTTACGTCAATCTACTTACAGCTGCTTTGAGTTCGACAACCTTCTCATCCCTCTCTCGCAACTTTTTGGTCACCTCAGCTAACTCTCGTTTCAGTACAAATATACCTTCCGCTTCTTGAGCCAAATCAACTTGCctctaaaaatattttcacgACTGCGTGAGACCAAtttgacttctttttctatgCTTTACTTCTATAAGCCTTCCAGCTAATGAAGAGCTTTCCAATTCAAGGTGAGTGACCCGGTCCTGAAGCAAACGATTCTCACTCCGCAGCCGCGTGTTTTCTTCGGATTCCTGCGTGGCCCTTAGTCGCATTGCTTCGTACTCTCGTTCGACTCTGAATGAATATCAAAATGTGTGAAGTATAGCATTTATTGGTTATAaaccttttcatttttttggtATTATATTTAACTTGCAGTGCTACTGCGATGAGCTGTTCTGGATTGCGTTCATGAATGGCACGCATTTCCTTTTGAAAATGCTGATAAAACAAAACATttgtaattaaataatgacAATTAGATTTCTGAATATCTCGCCTTCTGCATTCCCTCCATGTCTAGCTGAAGAAGCTGGGCTTTACTGCACTCCAATAAAGCAATGCCAAACTTGAACAATATTTCCATACCCTTAATAGAAAAACACTATAGTAATAATTTTTCATTCACATATTAAATCATAcgtctaaaaagaaaaggtccATTATTCGCAAAACCAACTGTACGGGCAAAGACGTTGCAAACATGGTCAGAAACCACGACGATGCCCACAAGGACGTATAGAATGCCTAGGAAAATAAACAATAAAATCAGAAGCACGTAAAATCCCTCTGTTTAGCTAACCTGGGCTTGGAAATGCAAATAGAGATCCGGAACAGATTCCtttacaaaacaaaaaaagcaaaaaagcgaATGACGCAAATAAAGATTCTCATTGGGGATAGTACAGTACTGACTTGCATAAGATGTTCAAGGAGATAAAAGCAGAGGTTGAGGTGAGCCATGGACGGCGTAAAGAGAGGACGCATTCCATAGTCTTCCATCAGTTTGACAAAAACGCTAAACGCCTCTTCTTCCGGCATCTGgtgagaaatagaaaatgcAAAGTGTCACAGACGAAGATCAATGGAAACTGACCGCCATCAAAAGCATTCCCACAATAAAGGGACTACCTTGACAATAGCCAACCTCTCTGTCATGCAAAGAATACGCCTGCACAAAGGAACTAGAAAGAGGATTCCTCCACGgccaaaaaaaagacagaaaCCTTGACAACATTAAAGAGTGCCTCTTGGCCAAGGCTATTCTGCTCCTTGAAGAGATCGTGCTGCGGAAACGTGCGCGCAATATCCCGCTGTATGATTTTCTCGCAGGGTGACGACAACTGCGTTtcaaaagaggaagagaattAGATTGTTTTAATTTCCCACGTGTTCTAAGGTTACTTCGAGCAATTCGCCATACGTCTCCTTCAACGGCGAATCGAACGACTTGCTCAATAGTTGCCAGGCGAGACCTCGCACGGCTTCCGGTATTCCGTCTCGAACCAGTTGTCGAACGTGCTTGGGCCGTTTCTGTACGTTCTCGTCCCAATTCGCGATAACGGCGCCCCACGCAAGAtaaacgtcttcttctgtgggaggagtcgtcgtcgtcgtcgtcgctaccTGATGCGCGAGCGCGTGGGCGAATGAATGAAGGAACACCTCGTCTCTTCCCCACTTACGTCaacgttcgacgacttccGGAAGGTGGCCGATAGGGAAGAGAGTTTCTTCGCCACTTGTTCGATCGCGTGGTTCAGCGCGCTTTTCACCTGAAAAAGGGcatcttttttattttatttttatcgCTCTTTCGCGTGGGTCACTTTTGGCGGAGGCGaatgcgagacgacgtctttcgcttttACTACGATCTTTCGGCGAGAATCTCGTTCGATTAGCCTAGAAAGAGATGCGAAAGGAAGGTGAacgctttttcgtcgtttctcttccgttCTTCTTTCTACTTACTTGTTCTGTTCCTCTAGTTTCGCCAAAAGCTCGGCATCCTCTTCGGTCATACGCTCCTTCGTAGGCTGATCCATTCCAGCAGGCGCTCAATTCGCTCCTAGTACGCAAAATGGATCCTTCGACTCATCGCACGAAAAGAACGTAAGGAGATACGGGCTATTGCAAAGTCCCGTAGACCTAgacagaattttttctattccCTCGTCTCACTCTTCATTTCTTAGGGCCGCGGACTCTACTGCTGCCTAGCacacttttttctcactGCAACTCGACAAGCGCCTGTCGGGAAGCCCCCATACGCCAGATGGACGTAATTCACCATCCCAAAACCCGCAataaagacgacgactacaTCTCTATCGACTCCCAACGCCAGGAAACTGCTAATCCCTTCACCGAAGTGCAAATCCTCGAAGGCCACAAGGACATAACGCGTCGCCTATTGAAATTAGACGGCAACCGTTTCCTCTCGACAGGCGACGATGGTCACGTAATCATCTGGGATCCGCAAACGGGACGACGCTTGCGCACGTTCGACGCTCACCGGCGTCCAGTCACAGCGCTACTACTCGTTCCCCCTCGCTTTGGCGAGGGTCCCGCCCCCCTCTTGACCGCCTCCGCCGATCGCGAAATGCGACtgcggaacgacgacggaacgactCGGAAGTTGCTCGAACATCGCGTCGCAGTCAAATGTCTTCTCGCATGCGACGACGGTTTCTATTCGGGAGGCGAGAGTTTGTGCGCCTGGAATCGCGAAGGCGAACTCGTCGACAAATTGCCGCGAGCGGCAGAAAATTCCGACATCGTCGCTCTGGTCGGcgcgaaaaacgatcgcctgattgcagcgacgtcgaacaaTCCTCATCTCGACGTGTATCAGGTAGAAAAATCGCCGACTACGCGTCTGCGCGCTGTGTCAACGAAGAAACTGTACGCTCATCGCGAAGCGGTGCGatgtctcgtcgccgtcaacgagaaGCTCTTCGCGTCCGGATCGCTCGACGGATCTATTCATCTGTGGTCGAGTCACACGCTCTCACACGTTCGATGTCTCAATTTCGAGGAGACGTATTCGACTGAGACGTGGAAGATGCTTCTTTTCGAAGTCAGTCAACTGCTCGTTATCGGCGACGAGCATCtattcgccgccgtcggaaaAGGATTCCAGGTGCACAACGTCAATCGAGCGCAGGGTGAAAGTCTGCTGGcgcagcgacgaaacgctCACTTGGCGACCGTGCACGGAATCGCTTATCTTCAAAGTCGACATCTTCTCGTTACGTGTTCGGAAGATGCGACTATTCGTTTGTGGAACGTCGCTCTCGATGATTTGCAGTCAAGGGGAAAGATCAGggttcgacgagcgtcgtttAGTGCCAGCGTCAAGACTCCAagtctcgtcggcgaattgGTCGGTCATTCCGGTAGCGTATTGTCCGTCGTCGACTTGTCGCCAATAGGATTTGCTTCGTGCGGTACGGACAGTTTAGTGTTGCTATGGAAGGAGGGAAataaggaagagaaaaagcgattCGATGAGTTTCGAGTTGCTCGAACCGAGACGCAGTGTCGAGGCTTGAAAACGAATGACGATGCCGTATTTCATATCCAGAATGATTGACCTATGTACGTATCGCGCGGTTAATCCGagttatttttttcttcaatttgCAGTTGCGCTCAACTTTTTTTTATAAGAAAATATTATGCCATGCGTATCTAAACGGATTGTGGTAGCGTAGAAAAAGGGAGTAGCGGTGATACGGCGTCGAGCCGCAATGCCGTCAAGAAGCAGTCGGATGCACTTGCAGAATCTCCTTTGCTTTGCAAAATGACACCCAGGCCATCCCTTcatttcaatttattatctATATATATGATTTGTGATGTATTTCGGGTTTTCGTACCAGGCTGCAGGGTTTTGAGGATGATGTAAAATTGCTTCTCGAAGATTTCTCTCCGCCAAAGCGACGTTTCCCAACTTGAGACAAACGAGTCCCTGCACAAGAaagaattatttcttttcaatgCGCAAGCGGCCTAGTTTGATTACAAGCCAAATTAAACTTTCATCGTGTTCCGGCATCAGCGACAAAGCGCTCTCAAAGAAAACTTTTGCTTCTGCGAGCTTTCCCCTTCCCTCGCACATCAAGCCATTCTTTCAGAAATCAATCTAGCGCTACAAGAAGTGGATTACAGCTACATGCATACCTGACAAAGAACGGCCGGCGAAAGAGGATCAAGCAACCTCGCTTCGTTCAAAGACATCGCCGcatccgtttcttcgtccatTTGCAAATAACACTTGGCTGAAGAGCAGAAGTTTTATCGGCCAATAAATAACAAAAACATTTATTTCGTCCAACCTATTAAAACCCAAACGTCCGCCTGCGTAGACCACGCTTGAGCCATGCGCGGTCTCGTAACGCTCTGAGCAATAGAAACGTGAACAGATTGGGCATCAGA carries:
- the LOC136186406 gene encoding EVI5-like protein; this translates as MDQPTKERMTEEDAELLAKLEEQNKLIERDSRRKIVVKAKDVVSHSPPPKVKSALNHAIEQVAKKLSSLSATFRKSSNVDVATTTTTTPPTEEDVYLAWGAVIANWDENVQKRPKHVRQLVRDGIPEAVRGLAWQLLSKSFDSPLKETYGELLELSSPCEKIIQRDIARTFPQHDLFKEQNSLGQEALFNVVKAYSLHDREVGYCQGSPFIVGMLLMAMPEEEAFSVFVKLMEDYGMRPLFTPSMAHLNLCFYLLEHLMQESVPDLYLHFQAQAFYTSLWASSWFLTMFATSLPVQLVLRIMDLFFLDGMEILFKFGIALLECSKAQLLQLDMEGMQKHFQKEMRAIHERNPEQLIAVALQVKYNTKKMKRVEREYEAMRLRATQESEENTRLRSENRLLQDRVTHLELESSSLAGRLIERQVDLAQEAEGIFVLKRELAEVTKKLRERDEKVVELKAADEFLSSLRSKGAKDLLGLVDGQEVTSDDVMKLRMEIEVLKKKDRESQRIIRELQDEKITLRRRLALEESDGLTSENGAEKVEEWKDVGEEIPESEGTPNGKETLKDLADSDDDEFDGTRDSEESLEKQWV
- the LOC136186411 gene encoding WD repeat-containing protein 41-like — encoded protein: MDVIHHPKTRNKDDDYISIDSQRQETANPFTEVQILEGHKDITRRLLKLDGNRFLSTGDDGHVIIWDPQTGRRLRTFDAHRRPVTALLLVPPRFGEGPAPLLTASADREMRLRNDDGTTRKLLEHRVAVKCLLACDDGFYSGGESLCAWNREGELVDKLPRAAENSDIVALVGAKNDRLIAATSNNPHLDVYQVEKSPTTRLRAVSTKKLYAHREAVRCLVAVNEKLFASGSLDGSIHLWSSHTLSHVRCLNFEETYSTETWKMLLFEVSQLLVIGDEHLFAAVGKGFQVHNVNRAQGESLLAQRRNAHLATVHGIAYLQSRHLLVTCSEDATIRLWNVALDDLQSRGKIRVRRASFSASVKTPSLVGELVGHSGSVLSVVDLSPIGFASCGTDSLVLLWKEGNKEEKKRFDEFRVARTETQCRGLKTNDDAVFHIQND